Proteins from a genomic interval of Bradyrhizobium sp. CCBAU 53340:
- a CDS encoding phospholipid scramblase-related protein produces MYVQQVFEMAELFGFETRNKYRIRDENGRDLLYAAEQQKGLLGFIGRQAFGHWRSFEVHFFDNARQPVMRGIHPFRWFFQCLELRSLDGRLIGTIERQFSILTKSFHVHDAQGRVVLEVSSPFWRVWTFPFMRGGQERARVAKKWSGLGSELFTDRDNFLVEYLERSLTEDERALVLAAAIYIDLMYFETKGEGGAINLFRN; encoded by the coding sequence ATGTACGTGCAGCAGGTCTTCGAAATGGCCGAGCTCTTCGGTTTCGAAACCCGCAACAAATACCGCATTCGCGATGAAAATGGCCGCGATCTACTCTATGCGGCTGAACAGCAAAAGGGGCTTCTCGGCTTCATCGGGCGGCAGGCATTCGGGCATTGGCGTTCCTTTGAGGTGCATTTTTTCGACAACGCGCGACAGCCTGTCATGCGCGGGATTCATCCCTTCCGCTGGTTCTTTCAGTGCCTGGAACTACGTTCGCTCGACGGCCGCCTCATCGGGACCATCGAGCGTCAGTTTTCGATTCTCACCAAGAGCTTCCATGTGCACGATGCGCAGGGAAGAGTGGTGCTCGAGGTCAGTTCGCCATTCTGGCGCGTCTGGACCTTTCCATTCATGCGCGGAGGGCAAGAGCGCGCGCGCGTTGCGAAAAAATGGTCTGGCCTCGGCTCTGAACTGTTCACCGACCGCGACAATTTTCTGGTGGAGTACCTGGAACGCAGTCTGACGGAAGATGAGCGAGCGCTGGTTCTCGCTGCTGCGATCTACATCGATCTCATGTACTTCGAAACCAAAGGCGAGGGCGGCGCCATCAATCTGTTCCGCAATTGA
- a CDS encoding aromatic acid exporter family protein, whose translation MISARELFDRVWSRRTQLGLAVRVTVAATGAYALATALHLLLPLWAVLTSIIVTQMSVGRSLKATRDYMLGTIGGAIYGGAIAILIPYSSEAGLLGLLVLAVAPLAFIASIYPNLSSATVTAVIVLVLPSMHHADPMASAIDRVCEVSVGAVTGLLVSFVVLPSRAVRQIRASAAKLLDLIAEAFNELLAGLTRGRDNDALHRIQDGIGTAMVGMNTIGAEAERERSARLSSGPDTGPLLRTILRLRHDVVMVGRATVVPLPAEVQVRLAGPLAEVSAAILRFLKSAAEALREGAGAPPIHPVHVALQHYSEAVAAVRQDGLIRGHASDTAERFFALGFSLEQMHQNLCDLDRVVGEWSEAAADGPVKVAE comes from the coding sequence ATGATTTCAGCAAGAGAGCTGTTCGACCGGGTCTGGTCGCGCAGGACGCAATTGGGGCTGGCGGTCCGGGTCACCGTTGCGGCCACCGGCGCCTATGCGCTCGCCACCGCGCTGCATCTGTTGTTGCCGCTCTGGGCCGTGCTGACGTCGATCATCGTGACCCAGATGAGCGTTGGCCGCTCGCTGAAGGCGACGCGCGACTACATGCTCGGCACGATCGGCGGCGCCATCTATGGCGGCGCGATCGCCATCCTGATTCCCTATTCCAGTGAAGCGGGCCTGCTGGGGCTGCTGGTGTTGGCCGTGGCGCCGCTCGCCTTCATCGCGTCGATCTATCCGAACCTGAGCTCGGCGACGGTGACGGCGGTGATCGTGCTGGTGCTGCCGTCGATGCATCATGCCGATCCAATGGCTTCGGCGATCGACCGCGTCTGCGAGGTTTCGGTCGGCGCGGTGACGGGGCTGCTGGTCTCCTTCGTGGTGCTGCCCTCGCGCGCCGTGCGCCAGATTCGCGCCAGTGCGGCGAAACTGCTCGATCTGATCGCGGAGGCCTTCAACGAATTGCTCGCCGGCCTGACGCGCGGCCGCGACAACGATGCGCTGCATCGGATTCAGGACGGCATTGGCACCGCCATGGTGGGCATGAACACCATCGGCGCCGAAGCCGAGCGCGAGCGCTCGGCGCGCCTGTCGAGCGGCCCCGACACCGGCCCGCTGTTGCGGACGATCCTGCGGCTGCGCCACGACGTCGTGATGGTCGGCCGTGCCACCGTGGTGCCGCTGCCGGCCGAGGTGCAGGTGAGGCTCGCAGGTCCCCTGGCAGAGGTGAGCGCGGCGATCCTGCGCTTCCTCAAATCCGCGGCCGAAGCCCTGCGTGAGGGCGCCGGCGCGCCGCCGATCCACCCCGTTCACGTCGCGCTTCAGCACTATTCGGAGGCGGTGGCGGCGGTGCGCCAGGACGGTCTGATCCGCGGCCACGCGAGCGACACCGCGGAGCGCTTCTTCGCGCTCGGCTTCTCGCTGGAGCAGATGCACCAGAACCTCTGCGACCTCGACCGCGTCGTTGGCGAATGGTCGGAGGCGGCAGCGGATGGGCCGGTGAAGGTGGCGGAGTGA
- a CDS encoding serine hydrolase, producing MTRRRKILLLTTTIACAGLALGAARARDVPKVATGFIAHTLCSDIFVSGLDVRRDLTDTTDAMPGAGLLTWAMDLQVDRARKDVTVSLFGIGRSHAVYRDGLGCTLEHGQGIADVALPSDDKQTALLPEIAGPGLVAPQSEGLAAALDRAFAEPAQPPYRRTRAIVVMKAGRIIAERYADGVGPQTQLLGFSMTKSVMSALMGILVRQGKLKLDGPAPIAAWQSPDDPRHAITVDQLLRHTAGIALGSSLEAKLGSVLEPVNTMKYAEDDMASFAERAPLATAPGTAWNYHDGNYLMLAQLIRNAAGGKPADALAFARRELFAPLGMHNVTLQLDASGTIEGSGEMMASARDWARFGQLYLNDGVAGGKRILPEGWVNYSASATPNGWVGIGAGFWTNQGNSFGAKFRVDHGWPRDAFFAKGTIGQYTIIIPSERLVIVRLGRSPNWPPEVDGVFDLVRDVVAVTREQGKMAGAN from the coding sequence GTGACCCGTCGCCGCAAGATCCTCCTCCTCACCACCACTATTGCCTGTGCCGGCCTCGCGCTCGGGGCGGCGCGAGCCCGCGATGTGCCGAAGGTTGCCACCGGCTTCATCGCCCACACGCTCTGCTCGGACATTTTCGTCTCCGGCCTCGATGTCAGGCGTGACCTCACTGACACCACCGATGCGATGCCCGGTGCGGGTCTTCTGACCTGGGCGATGGATCTTCAGGTCGATCGCGCGCGCAAGGATGTCACGGTGTCCCTGTTCGGGATCGGCCGCAGCCACGCCGTCTACCGCGACGGGCTCGGTTGCACGCTCGAGCACGGGCAGGGAATCGCCGATGTCGCATTGCCGTCCGACGACAAGCAGACCGCATTGCTGCCCGAGATCGCCGGCCCGGGACTTGTCGCGCCGCAAAGCGAGGGCCTGGCAGCCGCGCTCGACCGCGCCTTTGCCGAGCCCGCGCAGCCGCCCTACCGCCGCACCCGCGCGATCGTTGTCATGAAGGCCGGCCGCATCATCGCCGAGCGCTATGCCGATGGCGTCGGGCCGCAAACGCAGCTGCTCGGTTTCTCCATGACGAAGTCGGTGATGTCAGCGCTGATGGGCATTCTGGTGCGCCAAGGCAAGTTGAAGCTCGATGGGCCCGCGCCCATCGCCGCCTGGCAAAGTCCTGACGATCCGCGCCATGCCATTACGGTCGACCAGTTGTTGCGTCACACTGCCGGCATCGCGCTCGGAAGCTCGCTGGAGGCCAAGCTTGGCTCCGTGCTCGAACCGGTCAACACCATGAAATATGCCGAGGACGATATGGCGAGCTTCGCCGAGCGCGCGCCGCTCGCGACAGCGCCGGGCACGGCGTGGAACTATCACGACGGAAATTACCTCATGCTCGCGCAACTGATCCGTAACGCCGCCGGCGGCAAGCCCGCCGATGCGCTCGCCTTCGCGCGCCGCGAATTGTTCGCGCCGCTCGGCATGCACAACGTCACGCTCCAGCTCGACGCTTCAGGCACGATCGAGGGCTCCGGCGAGATGATGGCATCCGCGCGCGACTGGGCGCGCTTCGGCCAGCTTTATCTCAATGACGGCGTCGCCGGCGGCAAGCGCATCCTGCCGGAGGGCTGGGTGAACTATTCGGCGTCCGCCACGCCGAACGGGTGGGTCGGTATTGGCGCTGGCTTCTGGACCAACCAAGGCAACAGTTTTGGCGCAAAATTTCGCGTCGACCACGGTTGGCCACGCGATGCCTTCTTCGCCAAGGGCACGATCGGGCAGTACACGATCATCATTCCCTCGGAGCGCCTCGTCATCGTGCGGCTCGGCCGCTCGCCGAATTGGCCGCCTGAGGTGGATGGCGTGTTCGATCTGGTGCGCGATGTCGTGGCTGTCACGCGAGAGCAGGGGAAGATGGCGGGAGCGAATTAG
- a CDS encoding helix-turn-helix domain-containing protein, which yields MLLTNLELAFRAASVALLLMLAASLLHDYRNVLAARLGAAFVLGSVAHAVSYSLDVTSRIPLWHAPLIALSTGTIVVFWLFTRALFDDEFRLRWWHGAIWALVTAYSFAGCVWIAPSGHVRFSVTMVNLIVLGFIALAVGQMIASWPADLVERRRRVRVFIVCTIALYGGLNAVLQIVVAGDHVGAVAETINAGALACTVAAIVYAMMRVDGADLFPAAVEPAPPIVFSQPAADDAADQKLIDTLMRLMADERIYRQENITIGVLATRLKIPEYRLRRLINHRLGYRNFNVFLNNHRIEEAKAALADPTQAEVPVITIAMDAGFQSLGPFNRAFKAVTGVTPTEYRRLKVDAA from the coding sequence ATGCTGCTGACCAATCTCGAACTCGCCTTCCGCGCCGCCAGCGTCGCGCTGTTGCTGATGCTGGCGGCGTCGCTGCTACACGATTATCGCAACGTGCTGGCTGCCCGCCTGGGCGCGGCCTTCGTGCTGGGATCGGTTGCCCATGCGGTGAGCTATTCGCTGGATGTCACGTCGCGGATTCCGCTCTGGCATGCGCCGCTGATCGCGTTGTCGACCGGCACCATCGTGGTGTTCTGGCTGTTTACGCGCGCCCTGTTCGACGATGAGTTTCGCCTGCGCTGGTGGCACGGAGCGATCTGGGCGCTGGTGACGGCCTACAGCTTCGCAGGCTGCGTCTGGATTGCACCCAGCGGCCATGTGCGGTTCTCGGTGACGATGGTCAATCTGATCGTGCTCGGTTTCATCGCGCTTGCAGTCGGGCAGATGATCGCTTCCTGGCCGGCTGACCTCGTCGAGCGCCGCCGCCGCGTTCGCGTCTTCATCGTTTGCACCATCGCGCTCTATGGCGGGTTGAACGCGGTGCTCCAGATCGTCGTCGCCGGCGACCATGTCGGCGCTGTCGCCGAAACCATCAATGCCGGCGCGCTCGCCTGTACCGTCGCGGCGATCGTCTATGCCATGATGCGCGTTGACGGGGCGGATCTGTTTCCGGCAGCGGTGGAGCCTGCGCCGCCCATTGTTTTCAGTCAGCCCGCGGCCGACGATGCTGCCGATCAGAAGCTCATCGACACCCTGATGCGGCTGATGGCGGATGAGCGGATCTATCGTCAGGAGAACATCACCATTGGCGTGCTGGCCACCCGGCTGAAGATCCCGGAATACCGGCTGCGCCGGCTGATCAACCACCGGCTCGGCTATCGTAACTTCAATGTGTTTCTGAACAACCACCGCATCGAGGAAGCCAAGGCGGCGCTGGCCGATCCCACCCAGGCAGAGGTTCCCGTCATTACCATTGCGATGGACGCCGGCTTCCAGTCGCTCGGCCCGTTCAACCGCGCCTTCAAGGCGGTGACCGGCGTGACGCCGACGGAATATCGCCGGCTCAAGGTCGACGCGGCCTAG
- a CDS encoding DUF2867 domain-containing protein: MTGPVREIPPDVDAGAVLAGAQFIDAFQAEIGAAPLTAREACTRMVLHGPRWVDALTRLRNILVTPLGLKTSGEGAYAPGGLIGLFPVLSETPERLIAGFDDSHLNFRIVVDVAGEARLRHVTLTTLVKTNNLLGRTYLALITPFHKLVARSMMGCIVAPAR, from the coding sequence ATGACAGGACCCGTTCGCGAAATCCCCCCCGATGTCGACGCCGGCGCGGTGCTGGCAGGCGCGCAGTTCATCGATGCCTTTCAGGCAGAGATCGGCGCAGCACCCCTGACCGCGCGCGAGGCCTGCACCCGAATGGTGCTGCACGGTCCGCGCTGGGTCGATGCGCTGACGCGGCTGCGCAACATCTTGGTGACACCCCTCGGCCTGAAAACATCGGGGGAAGGCGCCTACGCGCCCGGCGGCCTGATCGGCCTGTTTCCGGTGCTGAGCGAGACCCCAGAGCGGCTGATCGCCGGCTTCGATGATTCCCATCTCAACTTCCGCATCGTGGTCGATGTCGCCGGCGAGGCGAGGCTTCGCCACGTCACGCTGACCACTCTGGTGAAAACGAACAATCTGCTCGGACGGACCTACCTCGCGCTCATCACACCGTTCCACAAGCTGGTGGCCCGCAGCATGATGGGATGCATCGTGGCACCGGCGCGATGA
- a CDS encoding MmgE/PrpD family protein codes for MAHETATLAAYVAKLKFADIPAEVLDRAKVLTLDFLGSAIRARREAESTPSLLKMLEALSLDTKGDSTVFGDSKTWTPAVAALLNGALGHSLDFDDTHADSSLHPSAPVVPAAFAVGEMVGASGRDVLTAIVAGYEVCCRLGNALDPTSHYARGFHPTATAGTYGSAAAAAKLFGLNETQIIAAFGVAGSQAAGSLQFLMNGAWNKRYQVGAAAMNGVIAATLARNDFVGATESIEGKHGLLAGYTDDPHPSKAVADLGKTYETMKIGVKPYPSCRYTHAAIDALIAMRREHNLTPDQVKRVEIGLHRNGITLTGDAATKRHPISIVGGQFSMFFTGALALDQGSFGWDDYNRLGDAAIDALADKFDVVQDDRLEIGRTHPFGARVSITTEDGVHERLYADPSGEPNSFPDAQAMQQKFLTLARPVLNARADKFADAIMTLERFDRVAQATELGRQ; via the coding sequence ATGGCCCACGAAACCGCAACGCTCGCCGCCTATGTCGCCAAGCTGAAATTTGCCGATATTCCGGCGGAGGTGCTGGATCGCGCCAAGGTGCTGACGCTGGACTTTCTGGGCAGCGCCATCCGGGCGCGGCGCGAGGCCGAATCCACCCCGTCGCTGCTGAAGATGCTGGAAGCGCTGTCGCTCGACACCAAGGGCGATTCCACCGTGTTCGGCGATTCCAAGACCTGGACGCCGGCCGTGGCGGCGCTACTCAACGGGGCGCTCGGCCATTCCCTCGACTTCGACGACACGCATGCGGATTCCTCGCTGCATCCGAGCGCGCCGGTGGTTCCCGCCGCCTTCGCCGTCGGCGAGATGGTCGGCGCCTCCGGGCGCGATGTGCTGACCGCGATCGTCGCTGGCTACGAGGTCTGCTGCCGGCTCGGCAATGCGCTCGACCCCACCTCGCATTATGCGCGCGGCTTCCACCCGACCGCGACGGCCGGCACCTACGGCTCGGCGGCGGCAGCGGCCAAACTGTTCGGCCTCAACGAGACGCAGATCATCGCCGCCTTCGGCGTCGCCGGCAGCCAGGCCGCCGGCTCGCTGCAATTCCTGATGAACGGTGCCTGGAACAAGCGCTATCAGGTCGGCGCCGCCGCGATGAACGGCGTGATCGCCGCAACGCTCGCCCGCAACGATTTCGTCGGCGCAACCGAATCGATCGAAGGCAAGCACGGCCTGCTCGCCGGCTACACCGACGATCCGCATCCGAGCAAGGCGGTCGCCGACCTCGGCAAGACCTACGAGACCATGAAGATCGGCGTGAAGCCTTATCCGAGCTGCCGCTACACCCATGCCGCGATCGACGCGCTGATCGCCATGCGGCGCGAGCACAATCTGACGCCCGACCAGGTCAAGCGCGTCGAGATCGGCCTGCATCGCAACGGCATCACGCTGACCGGCGATGCCGCGACCAAGCGGCACCCGATCTCGATCGTCGGCGGCCAGTTCTCGATGTTCTTCACCGGCGCGCTCGCGCTCGACCAGGGCTCGTTCGGCTGGGACGATTACAACCGTCTCGGCGATGCCGCGATCGACGCGCTCGCCGACAAATTCGACGTGGTGCAGGACGACCGGCTGGAGATCGGCCGCACGCATCCCTTTGGCGCACGCGTCAGCATCACCACGGAAGACGGTGTGCATGAGCGGCTCTATGCCGATCCGTCCGGCGAGCCGAATTCGTTCCCGGACGCGCAAGCCATGCAGCAGAAGTTCCTGACGCTGGCGCGGCCCGTGCTGAATGCACGGGCCGACAAGTTCGCCGACGCAATCATGACGCTGGAGCGGTTCGATCGCGTGGCACAGGCGACGGAGTTGGGACGGCAGTAG
- a CDS encoding MATE family efflux transporter — protein sequence MLDTVQPQQPGQTGAQSHLAQEFVETLRLAVPMMLTQLGQIAMITSDLALIGRLGEDSVAAAALAHTVYFVSFTFGLGLMAAVSPLAAQAFGAGDVRRIRRSLRVGLWVAFLISLPMMASPLYGEHILMALGQAPNSAALAQRYLNGLAWGIAPALGFVALRSMMSAVNRPQAPLWITLAAIPANFVLVYCLIHGLFGLPQLGLFGAGLATTLVNLGTFIAALAIAAWRKPFSDYHPLAHLWRIDWPLMRQLIVIGAPISFSLLLEYGLFSSAALLMGLISITALAAHQIALQVTAVLFMVPLGIGMAATVRVGHAFGRDDPAGVRRAGLVAAVLGIAFVAALTVAIILGRYELGRLFLGSSEASVPTVALAATLLLVGATFFIADALQTIMGGALRGINDTRMTLVFAATGYWCVGFPIAWVLAFHAGLGAVGVWTGLSIGSFVYAGLLILRFRMLTRKIAG from the coding sequence ATGCTCGACACCGTCCAACCACAACAGCCGGGGCAAACCGGCGCGCAAAGTCATCTCGCGCAGGAATTCGTCGAGACATTGCGGCTGGCCGTGCCGATGATGCTGACGCAGCTCGGGCAGATCGCGATGATCACGAGCGATCTCGCGCTGATCGGGCGGCTCGGCGAGGATTCGGTTGCGGCTGCGGCGCTTGCGCACACCGTGTATTTCGTCAGCTTCACCTTCGGGCTCGGCTTGATGGCTGCGGTGTCCCCGCTGGCCGCGCAGGCGTTCGGTGCCGGCGACGTCAGGCGCATCCGCCGCTCCTTGCGGGTGGGCTTGTGGGTCGCGTTTCTCATTTCGCTGCCGATGATGGCCTCGCCGCTCTATGGCGAGCACATCCTGATGGCGCTCGGACAGGCGCCGAATTCGGCCGCGCTCGCGCAGCGTTATCTGAATGGCCTCGCCTGGGGCATCGCACCGGCGCTCGGCTTCGTCGCGCTGCGCAGCATGATGAGCGCGGTGAACCGGCCGCAGGCGCCGCTGTGGATCACGCTCGCGGCGATCCCTGCGAATTTCGTGCTGGTCTATTGCCTGATCCACGGCCTGTTCGGCCTGCCACAGCTCGGCCTGTTCGGTGCGGGACTTGCGACCACGCTGGTCAATCTCGGCACCTTCATCGCCGCGCTCGCCATTGCAGCCTGGCGCAAGCCGTTCAGCGATTATCATCCGCTGGCGCATCTGTGGCGGATCGACTGGCCCCTGATGCGGCAGCTGATCGTGATCGGCGCACCGATCTCGTTCTCGCTTCTGCTGGAATACGGCCTGTTCTCCTCGGCCGCGCTGCTGATGGGCTTGATCTCGATCACCGCGCTCGCCGCGCACCAGATCGCGCTCCAGGTCACCGCCGTGCTGTTCATGGTCCCGCTCGGCATCGGCATGGCCGCGACGGTGCGGGTCGGCCATGCTTTCGGCCGCGACGACCCGGCCGGCGTCCGGCGCGCGGGCCTCGTCGCGGCCGTGCTCGGCATCGCCTTCGTCGCAGCCCTGACCGTTGCGATCATCCTCGGGCGCTACGAGCTGGGACGGCTGTTCCTCGGCAGCAGCGAGGCCAGCGTGCCGACGGTCGCGCTCGCAGCGACACTGCTCCTGGTCGGCGCGACCTTCTTCATTGCCGACGCGCTCCAGACCATCATGGGCGGCGCCCTGCGCGGCATCAACGACACCAGGATGACGCTGGTGTTCGCGGCCACAGGCTATTGGTGCGTCGGCTTCCCGATCGCCTGGGTGCTCGCCTTCCATGCCGGCCTCGGCGCGGTCGGCGTCTGGACCGGATTGTCGATCGGATCGTTCGTCTATGCCGGACTCTTGATCTTGCGCTTCCGCATGTTGACGCGCAAAATCGCGGGATGA
- a CDS encoding GNAT family N-acetyltransferase encodes MIPPLKPGARLLEVSGPQIETERLILRPWRASDIAPNATMLSDPGTARFIAADGKPVTTAIAGWRNAAVISGHWALYGFGMFAVEEKSTGKYVGRVGPWCPPGWPAFEVGWGIAKEFRGKGYAVEAARASIDWSFDSFEIDEIMHCIESENAASQGVALKLGARKDREIDLFGKPADAWITTRASWRRN; translated from the coding sequence ATGATTCCGCCGCTCAAGCCTGGCGCCAGGCTGCTTGAGGTCTCAGGCCCGCAAATCGAGACGGAACGTCTTATCCTGCGTCCATGGCGCGCCAGCGACATCGCGCCGAATGCGACGATGTTGAGCGACCCCGGCACGGCGCGTTTCATTGCAGCCGACGGCAAGCCTGTCACCACCGCAATCGCCGGCTGGCGCAACGCGGCGGTGATATCAGGACACTGGGCACTCTACGGCTTCGGCATGTTCGCGGTCGAGGAGAAGTCAACTGGCAAATATGTCGGCCGGGTCGGCCCCTGGTGTCCGCCGGGCTGGCCGGCCTTCGAGGTCGGGTGGGGCATCGCCAAGGAGTTTCGCGGCAAGGGCTATGCGGTGGAGGCGGCGCGCGCGTCGATCGACTGGTCGTTCGATAGTTTTGAGATCGACGAGATCATGCATTGTATCGAAAGCGAGAATGCGGCATCCCAAGGCGTGGCGCTCAAGCTCGGCGCGCGGAAGGATCGTGAGATTGATCTGTTCGGAAAGCCCGCCGATGCCTGGATCACGACACGCGCTTCGTGGCGGCGAAATTGA
- the murA gene encoding UDP-N-acetylglucosamine 1-carboxyvinyltransferase, with translation MAPIQYIVEGGHRLSGSIEPAGNKNSALPIIAAALLTEHPVTLENVPRIRDTETLVELVRSVGASAEWTERNTLHIHAKSIRAADLDPELCVRIRASILLAGPLLARCGEVMLPPPGGDVIGRRRLDTHVLALEQLGAKVTATDRLEFRCPKLTGADVFLDEPSVTATENALVAAVAADGVTYLRNAASEPHVQDLANFLVALGAKIEGIGTNTMIVHGPATLGEATYRIQPDHIEVGSLIGLAAVTRSPLRIVRSGVEHLRSIRMGFERLGIVCRVEGDDLIVPSNQTLKIQDDFGGHVPKLEDQPWPAFPADLMSIAIVTATQCEGVILMFEKMFESRMFFVDKLIGMGARIVLCDPHRAIIAGPSRLHGATLSSPDIRAGMAMLLAAICGEGTSTINNADQIERGYERIDERLNALGAKIRRVPERKG, from the coding sequence GTGGCGCCCATCCAATATATCGTCGAGGGCGGTCACCGGCTCTCGGGCTCGATCGAGCCGGCCGGCAACAAGAATTCGGCGCTGCCGATCATCGCGGCCGCGCTGCTCACCGAGCATCCAGTGACGTTGGAGAACGTGCCGCGGATCCGCGACACCGAGACGCTGGTCGAGCTGGTCCGCTCGGTCGGCGCCTCCGCGGAATGGACCGAGCGCAACACGCTGCACATCCACGCCAAGAGCATCCGCGCCGCCGATCTCGATCCCGAGCTCTGCGTGCGTATCCGCGCCTCGATCCTGCTTGCAGGTCCCCTGCTCGCCCGCTGCGGCGAGGTGATGCTGCCGCCGCCCGGCGGCGACGTCATCGGCCGGCGCCGGCTCGACACCCATGTGCTCGCGCTGGAACAGTTGGGCGCCAAGGTCACCGCGACCGACCGGCTTGAATTCCGCTGCCCCAAGCTCACCGGCGCCGACGTGTTCCTGGACGAGCCGAGCGTCACCGCGACCGAGAACGCGCTGGTCGCGGCCGTCGCCGCCGATGGCGTCACCTATTTGCGCAACGCGGCCTCCGAGCCGCATGTGCAGGACCTCGCCAACTTCCTGGTCGCGCTCGGCGCGAAGATCGAGGGCATCGGCACCAACACGATGATCGTGCATGGACCGGCGACGCTGGGCGAAGCGACCTACCGGATCCAGCCCGACCACATCGAGGTCGGCTCGCTGATCGGGCTTGCCGCCGTGACGCGCTCGCCGCTGCGCATCGTGCGATCAGGTGTCGAGCATCTGCGCTCGATCCGCATGGGTTTTGAGCGGCTCGGCATCGTCTGCCGCGTCGAGGGCGACGACCTGATCGTGCCGTCGAACCAGACGCTGAAGATCCAGGACGATTTCGGCGGCCACGTGCCGAAGCTGGAGGACCAGCCCTGGCCGGCCTTCCCGGCCGATCTGATGTCGATCGCGATTGTCACCGCCACGCAATGCGAGGGCGTGATCCTGATGTTCGAGAAGATGTTCGAATCGCGGATGTTCTTCGTCGACAAGCTGATCGGCATGGGCGCGCGCATCGTGCTGTGCGATCCGCATCGCGCGATCATCGCCGGTCCCAGCCGGCTGCACGGAGCGACGCTGAGCTCGCCCGACATCCGCGCCGGCATGGCGATGTTGCTCGCCGCCATCTGCGGCGAGGGTACCTCCACCATCAACAACGCCGACCAGATCGAGCGCGGCTATGAACGCATCGACGAACGGCTGAACGCGCTGGGTGCGAAGATCCGGCGCGTGCCTGAGCGGAAAGGGTGA
- a CDS encoding DUF6064 family protein, producing the protein MLPFTAEQFLGIFASYNRAIWPAQVLAYLLGGLAFLLVFHKGRWSGQIVAGTLAAMWAWTGIVYHLVFFATINKLAYIFGALFVVQAAAFIYFGACQRQLDVSYNERPAGFIGVVFIFYAAAIYPMFGLEMGQPPNELPMFGVTPCPVTIFSFGMLLLTRHPVSRWLIVIPFLWSLVGGSAAILLRIPQDWALLVAGVVSVALLVKRDREMVPA; encoded by the coding sequence ATGCTGCCGTTCACGGCCGAGCAATTCCTTGGCATTTTTGCGAGCTACAACAGGGCCATTTGGCCGGCGCAGGTTTTAGCTTACCTGTTGGGCGGGCTGGCCTTCCTGCTGGTGTTTCACAAGGGCAGGTGGTCCGGTCAAATCGTCGCCGGCACCCTTGCAGCGATGTGGGCATGGACCGGCATCGTCTATCACCTGGTCTTCTTCGCAACGATCAACAAGCTCGCTTACATTTTCGGCGCGCTGTTCGTCGTCCAGGCCGCGGCCTTCATCTACTTCGGCGCGTGCCAGAGGCAGCTGGATGTCAGCTACAACGAGAGGCCGGCAGGATTTATCGGGGTCGTGTTCATATTCTACGCGGCAGCGATCTATCCAATGTTCGGCCTTGAGATGGGGCAGCCTCCAAACGAACTGCCGATGTTCGGGGTCACACCGTGTCCCGTCACTATCTTCAGCTTCGGCATGTTGCTGCTGACAAGACACCCCGTTTCGCGCTGGCTGATTGTGATCCCGTTTCTATGGTCGCTCGTCGGCGGCAGTGCCGCGATTCTTCTCCGCATCCCGCAAGACTGGGCATTGTTGGTGGCCGGAGTCGTCTCCGTCGCACTGCTGGTCAAGCGTGACAGGGAGATGGTCCCTGCCTGA